From the genome of Brevibacterium sp. JSBI002, one region includes:
- a CDS encoding APC family permease — protein sequence MSHSNHNATTQDTSQTHLKRALGVPSLVFFGLVYMVPLTVFTTYGIVTQVTGGRVPAAYVITLLAMVFTARSYAKMAAAMPFAGSAYTYTQKSFGAGIGFVAGWALLLDYLFLPMINYLVIGIYLSAAFTMIPAWVFVVSAIVLVTVLNVIGIVSVARANIVIIAAQAIFIVVFAALGIASFTGSGSVDLTAPFTGDGSAPGFDNVMAGAAILCLSFLGFDAVSTLSEEAKDAKRAVPRAIVIATVTGGLIYIVLSYLAQLVYPSNQFADVDSGALDVMAAAGGEFLTAFFTAAYVAGACGSALTSQASVSRILFAMGRDGVLPKSYFGRLSPRFHTPTIATLTVGAVSLLALAVDLAFISEMVSFGALIAFSAVNLSVIKHFIIDEKNRGSRAVLSSIVLPGIGFCLTLWLWTSLSPRTLLIGAIWLVLGVGYLAFVTRGFRRPTPMLDLTD from the coding sequence ATGTCCCATTCCAATCACAACGCCACCACTCAAGACACCTCCCAAACCCACCTGAAACGTGCACTCGGGGTACCTTCACTCGTCTTCTTCGGCCTCGTCTATATGGTTCCGCTGACAGTCTTCACGACTTACGGTATAGTCACCCAGGTCACCGGCGGCCGCGTCCCGGCCGCTTACGTCATCACGTTGCTGGCAATGGTGTTCACCGCGCGGTCCTATGCGAAGATGGCTGCCGCAATGCCCTTCGCCGGTTCGGCATACACGTACACGCAGAAGAGCTTCGGAGCAGGAATCGGCTTCGTTGCCGGCTGGGCACTGCTTCTCGACTACCTGTTCTTGCCGATGATCAATTATCTCGTCATCGGCATCTACCTCAGCGCAGCCTTCACCATGATCCCTGCCTGGGTCTTCGTCGTCTCTGCCATTGTTCTCGTCACCGTCCTCAACGTCATCGGAATCGTCTCCGTTGCACGCGCCAACATCGTCATCATCGCTGCTCAAGCAATCTTCATCGTTGTGTTCGCAGCGCTCGGCATCGCCTCATTCACCGGATCCGGTTCTGTCGACCTCACCGCCCCATTCACCGGTGACGGTTCTGCACCCGGATTCGACAACGTCATGGCCGGCGCAGCGATTCTGTGTCTGTCATTCCTCGGCTTCGATGCGGTCTCGACTTTGTCCGAGGAAGCCAAGGACGCGAAGAGAGCAGTCCCCCGCGCAATCGTCATCGCCACTGTCACCGGCGGCCTCATCTACATTGTTCTGTCATACCTGGCCCAGCTGGTCTACCCGTCGAATCAGTTCGCCGATGTCGATTCAGGCGCGCTCGACGTCATGGCCGCGGCCGGCGGCGAATTTCTCACCGCCTTCTTCACCGCCGCCTACGTCGCCGGAGCATGCGGCTCAGCTCTGACCTCGCAAGCATCAGTCTCACGCATTCTCTTCGCGATGGGTCGAGACGGCGTGCTCCCGAAAAGCTACTTCGGCCGCTTGTCACCGCGCTTTCACACACCCACGATTGCAACCCTGACCGTCGGCGCAGTCTCTCTGCTTGCGCTCGCCGTCGATTTGGCCTTCATATCGGAGATGGTCAGCTTCGGTGCTCTGATCGCGTTCTCAGCAGTGAATCTGTCGGTCATCAAACACTTCATCATCGACGAGAAGAATCGTGGTTCACGTGCTGTTCTCAGTTCGATCGTTCTACCGGGAATCGGATTCTGTCTGACCCTGTGGCTGTGGACGAGCCTGTCTCCGCGAACTCTTCTCATCGGCGCAATCTGGCTGGTTCTCGGAGTCGGATACCTCGCTTTCGTCACACGGGGATTCCGTCGGCCGACACCAATGCTCGACCTGACGGACTGA
- a CDS encoding GntR family transcriptional regulator, whose protein sequence is MNHDSSLVNRLTDRLIAGELRPGERLSETALAKEFDVSRNTLREAFRVLGEQGLITHIPHRGVSVASPSTADVVDIYRVRHHVECSVLEHAPRNHPNAVRMEAAVEAAEKFAAEENWLEVGTANMEFHNAVVSLSDSRRLMQSFSNVLAELRLAFLKVEVLDFLHAPFIERNREVVEIYRSDGPGAAAARLAVYLGDSERQVLGAYARAGQD, encoded by the coding sequence GTGAATCACGATTCGTCCCTGGTCAACAGGCTCACCGACCGTCTCATCGCTGGAGAGCTGCGCCCCGGTGAGCGGCTGTCCGAAACCGCGCTGGCGAAGGAATTCGATGTTTCGCGCAATACTCTGCGTGAGGCTTTTCGAGTCCTCGGGGAGCAGGGCTTGATCACGCACATCCCGCACCGAGGTGTGTCCGTGGCGTCACCGAGCACCGCCGATGTCGTCGACATCTACCGGGTGCGCCATCATGTCGAGTGCTCGGTGCTTGAGCATGCTCCGCGCAATCACCCGAACGCCGTGAGGATGGAGGCGGCCGTCGAAGCCGCTGAGAAGTTCGCTGCCGAGGAGAACTGGCTGGAAGTGGGAACGGCGAACATGGAGTTCCACAATGCCGTCGTTTCGCTCTCGGACAGCCGGCGGCTGATGCAGTCGTTCTCCAATGTGCTCGCCGAGCTGCGGTTGGCGTTCCTCAAAGTCGAGGTCCTCGACTTCCTCCATGCGCCCTTCATCGAGCGCAACCGCGAGGTGGTCGAGATCTATCGCTCTGATGGGCCGGGGGCCGCCGCTGCTAGGCTTGCCGTCTACCTCGGGGATTCGGAGAGACAGGTTCTCGGTGCCTATGCCCGCGCCGGTCAGGACTGA
- a CDS encoding TetR/AcrR family transcriptional regulator: MRLNQGRLVDAALALVDDLGEEALSMRTLAARVDRQVSSLYNHVSGRGELIELMRARIVAGIDVQVFAGVEGSSESMPWDRAVELWARSYLRAFADHPNLIRLLATTSIRDLSTYEMYDSVIGGLRRGGWPQGQTVAVMRSVEAYVLGSALDIVAPVDLITQESAGDRFAEIRGALDPRFGENSSAVASFEFGLASLIQGLRHRLEVVS, translated from the coding sequence GTGAGATTGAATCAGGGTCGGCTGGTTGATGCCGCGCTCGCGCTTGTCGACGACCTCGGCGAAGAGGCATTGTCGATGCGAACTCTGGCGGCTCGCGTCGACCGGCAGGTGTCCTCTCTGTACAACCATGTCTCCGGCCGAGGTGAACTCATCGAATTGATGCGCGCGCGTATAGTGGCTGGAATCGACGTTCAAGTATTTGCTGGTGTCGAGGGTTCGTCGGAGAGCATGCCGTGGGACAGGGCTGTGGAGCTGTGGGCGCGGTCGTATCTCAGGGCTTTTGCCGACCATCCGAACCTCATCCGTTTGCTGGCCACGACCTCGATTCGAGACCTCTCAACGTATGAAATGTATGACTCCGTGATCGGTGGACTTCGTCGAGGGGGATGGCCGCAGGGTCAGACTGTGGCGGTGATGCGGTCTGTCGAAGCCTATGTCCTCGGTTCCGCTCTGGACATCGTCGCTCCGGTCGACCTCATCACTCAAGAATCGGCCGGAGACAGATTTGCGGAGATCCGAGGTGCGCTGGATCCTCGATTCGGCGAGAACTCGTCAGCGGTTGCGTCCTTCGAGTTCGGTCTGGCTAGCTTGATCCAAGGCCTGAGGCATCGGCTTGAGGTCGTGTCGTGA
- a CDS encoding maleylpyruvate isomerase family mycothiol-dependent enzyme has protein sequence MSETESWDLIHTERARLADLLTTLEPEQWALATLCADWTVEQVVAHLTAAANTGKWAWIRSIVRAGFDPAKHNARLLERSLGDSPEETLAKFHSSIPLTIAPTKDFPAFLGEVIVHGQDIARPLERDLTPDAETTVEVARYFASKDFAVNSKTLVKGLKLSAVDADFESGSGPEVTGRVLDLVLAMAGRPEALTALTGSGVSELWRRMN, from the coding sequence ATGAGCGAAACCGAATCCTGGGATCTCATCCACACGGAACGCGCGCGCCTGGCCGATCTGCTCACCACACTCGAACCCGAGCAGTGGGCGCTCGCCACTCTGTGTGCAGACTGGACGGTCGAGCAGGTCGTCGCCCACCTGACGGCCGCAGCCAACACCGGGAAGTGGGCCTGGATCCGCAGCATCGTCCGGGCGGGATTCGATCCTGCCAAACACAATGCGCGACTGCTCGAGCGCAGCCTCGGTGACTCACCAGAGGAGACCCTTGCGAAGTTCCACAGCTCGATCCCACTGACTATCGCGCCGACCAAAGACTTCCCGGCCTTCCTCGGCGAAGTCATCGTCCACGGACAGGACATCGCACGACCACTGGAGCGCGACCTGACCCCCGACGCCGAGACGACAGTCGAGGTGGCCCGATACTTTGCCTCTAAGGACTTCGCCGTGAACTCGAAGACCCTGGTCAAAGGGCTGAAACTCAGTGCTGTCGACGCCGACTTCGAATCCGGAAGCGGGCCGGAGGTGACCGGTCGTGTGCTCGACCTCGTCCTGGCCATGGCCGGCCGACCGGAAGCACTGACAGCTCTGACCGGGAGCGGAGTCTCCGAACTCTGGCGACGGATGAACTGA
- the bcp gene encoding thioredoxin-dependent thiol peroxidase, with product MSRLSVGDTAPEFTLVNQDGKSVSLSDFRGQRVVVYFYPAAMTPGCTTEACDFRDSLSALKAAGIAVVGISPDKPEKLQQFIEKEGLNFDLLSDEDKTMMTEWGAFGEKKNYGKVVQGVIRSTVVVDAEGKVELAQYNVKATGHVARVRKELGIDAA from the coding sequence ATGTCACGTCTGTCGGTCGGCGACACCGCCCCGGAGTTCACCCTCGTCAACCAGGACGGGAAGTCCGTCAGCCTCAGCGATTTCCGAGGTCAGCGGGTCGTCGTGTACTTCTACCCCGCCGCTATGACCCCGGGCTGCACGACCGAGGCCTGCGATTTCAGGGACTCGCTCTCGGCACTCAAGGCCGCCGGAATCGCCGTCGTCGGCATCTCCCCGGACAAGCCGGAGAAGCTGCAGCAGTTCATCGAGAAGGAGGGGCTGAACTTCGATCTCCTCTCCGATGAGGACAAGACGATGATGACCGAATGGGGTGCCTTCGGCGAGAAGAAGAACTACGGCAAGGTCGTCCAGGGCGTCATCCGCTCGACAGTCGTCGTCGATGCCGAGGGCAAGGTCGAACTCGCCCAGTACAACGTCAAGGCCACCGGACACGTTGCCCGCGTGCGCAAGGAGCTCGGCATCGACGCTGCCTGA
- a CDS encoding amidohydrolase yields the protein MKTQHFHNGTIWLGAGAQTEDSLVVQDGTVVASGSHAVAAVLDQVSSHVGAELESIDLDGGFLMPSFGDGHAHPIFGGMEAEGPQVRSCTSVEEIIAEVERYAEAHPDDDWITGASYDGSLVRDGLFDAEWLDRAVSDRPVVLRAWDYHTVWCNSRALELAGITAATPEPQIGEIPRRDDGSPLGTLREWGAVDLIDAFRPPHHESVRLRALDRAADYYLARGVTWVQDAWVEPADVETYVSASQQDRLKLRFNLAFYADPRRFTQQLPEMLSARQRIEGLSDPLLTARTVKFFADGVIENETGALIEPYCTSLHNHGMRVWEGDSLAKAVREVDAAGFQVHIHAIGDAAVRQALDAIEYTIRHNGARDRRPVIAHAQIIDSADLSRFAELGVIANMQPLWAQLDDLMTVLTVPRIGRERAVAQYRMRSVLDSGGHLAFGSDWPCTSGAPLEGLAIAVSRQTDDGEPDGGWTPEEILDIERSLDAYSAAVAHQAFADQRSEEWGVIRPGASADFIILGTDPRTLLPQELSDAPVRRTYLRGVAVHSAD from the coding sequence ATGAAGACTCAGCACTTCCACAACGGCACCATCTGGTTGGGCGCCGGCGCCCAAACTGAGGATTCCCTTGTGGTTCAAGACGGCACTGTCGTTGCCTCTGGTTCACATGCGGTGGCGGCCGTCCTCGATCAAGTCTCGAGCCACGTCGGCGCAGAGCTTGAGTCAATAGACCTCGATGGCGGGTTCCTCATGCCGTCCTTCGGCGACGGCCATGCTCATCCGATCTTCGGTGGCATGGAAGCAGAGGGCCCACAGGTGAGATCGTGCACGAGCGTCGAAGAGATCATCGCCGAAGTGGAACGGTACGCCGAGGCGCATCCCGACGACGACTGGATCACTGGTGCCTCATATGACGGCAGCCTCGTACGTGACGGTCTCTTCGACGCCGAATGGCTCGACAGAGCCGTGTCCGACCGACCGGTCGTCCTTCGCGCCTGGGACTACCACACCGTGTGGTGCAATTCTCGAGCATTGGAACTCGCGGGAATCACCGCTGCAACACCTGAACCGCAGATAGGCGAGATTCCTCGCCGAGACGACGGCTCACCGCTTGGCACTCTGCGTGAATGGGGTGCGGTAGATCTGATCGATGCTTTTCGTCCGCCGCACCACGAATCCGTCCGACTTCGCGCTCTCGATCGGGCAGCCGACTATTACCTGGCTCGAGGCGTCACTTGGGTCCAGGACGCGTGGGTGGAACCAGCCGATGTCGAGACCTATGTGTCCGCCTCTCAGCAGGATCGGCTCAAACTGAGATTCAACCTCGCGTTCTACGCCGATCCCCGCCGCTTCACGCAACAGCTGCCCGAAATGCTCTCAGCGCGCCAAAGGATCGAGGGACTGTCGGATCCGCTCCTGACCGCTCGGACCGTGAAATTCTTCGCCGACGGAGTCATCGAGAACGAAACCGGTGCACTCATCGAGCCCTACTGCACTTCCCTTCACAACCACGGCATGCGAGTCTGGGAAGGAGATTCGCTGGCAAAGGCGGTTCGCGAAGTCGACGCGGCAGGGTTTCAGGTCCACATCCACGCCATCGGCGACGCGGCCGTTCGACAGGCATTGGATGCCATCGAGTACACAATCCGGCACAACGGTGCCCGTGATCGGCGGCCGGTGATTGCACATGCCCAGATCATCGACTCTGCCGACCTGTCCCGCTTTGCTGAACTCGGCGTCATCGCGAATATGCAGCCTCTGTGGGCGCAGCTCGATGACCTCATGACGGTACTCACCGTCCCCCGGATCGGCAGAGAACGCGCCGTGGCCCAATATCGGATGCGCAGTGTCCTCGACAGCGGCGGGCACCTTGCGTTCGGGTCGGACTGGCCTTGTACTTCAGGGGCACCACTCGAGGGTCTCGCCATTGCCGTGAGCAGACAGACCGACGACGGTGAGCCCGACGGCGGGTGGACTCCCGAAGAGATCCTCGACATCGAACGCTCTCTCGACGCCTATTCGGCCGCGGTTGCCCACCAAGCATTTGCAGACCAAAGATCCGAAGAGTGGGGAGTGATCCGTCCAGGTGCGAGCGCCGACTTCATCATTCTCGGTACCGATCCTCGAACACTGCTCCCACAGGAACTGTCTGATGCCCCAGTTCGCCGCACATACCTGCGCGGCGTGGCCGTCCATTCAGCGGACTGA
- a CDS encoding LamB/YcsF family protein gives MSVNSELRIDLNSDLGENVPDRVVSDDAAMLGLVTSANVSCGFHAGNPEGIRATVAAATKGGVVIGAHPGYDDYEGFGRRALDVPAATLQAQVEYQIGALIGLTTAVGGTVSYVKPHGGLYNAIVHDEAQAKVVVDAVKAIDDSLVFLGLAGSVANRVAASSGLTVAAEAFADRSYNPDGSLVSRSEPNAVLHDPEAVAARVLRLVQTGQVEAIDGSHVDVDAQSICFHGDSQGSIDMARAARDLLESEGVTIAAFAGAER, from the coding sequence TTGTCTGTCAACAGCGAACTGAGAATCGACCTCAACTCTGACCTCGGGGAGAACGTTCCCGACCGCGTCGTCAGCGACGATGCCGCCATGCTCGGCCTCGTCACCAGCGCCAACGTGTCCTGCGGTTTCCATGCCGGAAACCCCGAAGGCATCCGCGCCACCGTCGCCGCCGCGACGAAGGGCGGAGTCGTCATCGGAGCACATCCCGGCTACGACGATTACGAAGGATTCGGTCGCCGCGCCCTCGACGTACCGGCAGCGACCCTGCAGGCGCAGGTCGAATACCAGATCGGCGCACTCATCGGACTGACCACCGCCGTCGGCGGAACCGTCTCCTACGTCAAGCCCCACGGCGGCCTCTACAACGCGATCGTCCACGACGAAGCGCAGGCGAAGGTCGTCGTGGACGCGGTCAAAGCCATCGACGACTCGCTGGTTTTCCTCGGCCTCGCCGGCAGCGTGGCCAACCGCGTCGCCGCCTCGTCCGGGCTGACCGTTGCCGCCGAGGCTTTCGCCGACCGGTCCTACAACCCCGACGGTTCCCTGGTCTCCCGGTCGGAGCCGAACGCGGTCCTCCACGACCCAGAGGCCGTGGCTGCGCGCGTCCTGCGCCTCGTCCAGACCGGACAGGTCGAAGCCATCGACGGCAGCCACGTCGACGTCGATGCGCAGTCCATCTGCTTCCACGGCGACAGCCAGGGATCCATCGACATGGCCCGGGCCGCCCGTGATCTCCTCGAATCCGAAGGCGTCACGATCGCCGCCTTCGCCGGAGCCGAACGATGA
- a CDS encoding urea amidolyase family protein: MTSTPQADSLTFHTASKRHLLVECADLSATMALHHSLEAADLRGVTELIPAARTVLISFDPARTNAEILAEAVRGLGHSESASDTAREVMIDVHYDGDDLAEVADLLSVSPTEVVNRHQAATWQVAFAGFAPGFGYLAGDDELFNVPRRSSPRTRVPVGSVALAGEFTGVYPRSSPGGWQLIGRTDAKLWDLEREPPALFVPGTIVKFAEAARDTVEVAGSSVGSGAPGSQGSSDAEAAAESAAATSDFTAASHSLEVLRPGLQLLVQDLGRPGFASMGVSAAGAADRTALTTANRLVGNAESSAGLESFGGAVLLRSTGDGVAAVTGATGTITVTAADGTVLTPRLGEAFAVSDGDELELGPAERGVRRYLAVRGGIAVETALDSSSADTLAGLGPAAVDKGTTVGVHDPRTAPHLVDPDPTQPRNLPQAGETVTLSVTLGPREDWFTEGGIETLLSQEWTVTHESDRVGLRLNGEVPLERARTGELPSEGAVTGALQVPPNGQPVLFGPDHPLTGGYPIIASVDDVDLAAQLPPGVKLRFTTSAEPSPNAHPTEASSTAAGPRTYENEG, encoded by the coding sequence ATGACCTCGACACCGCAGGCCGACTCCCTGACCTTCCACACCGCGTCGAAGCGCCACCTCCTCGTCGAATGCGCGGACCTGAGCGCGACGATGGCGTTGCACCACAGCCTCGAAGCCGCCGACCTGCGCGGCGTCACCGAACTCATCCCCGCCGCCCGCACCGTGCTGATCAGCTTCGATCCCGCGCGCACGAACGCCGAGATCCTCGCCGAGGCAGTGCGCGGGCTCGGGCACAGCGAGTCGGCCTCGGATACGGCCCGGGAGGTGATGATCGACGTCCACTACGACGGGGACGACCTCGCCGAGGTGGCCGACCTCCTCTCCGTCTCCCCCACCGAAGTGGTCAACCGCCACCAAGCCGCCACCTGGCAGGTCGCGTTCGCCGGGTTCGCCCCCGGCTTCGGCTACCTTGCCGGCGACGATGAGCTGTTCAACGTGCCCCGCCGCTCGTCCCCACGCACACGTGTGCCCGTGGGTTCGGTGGCGCTGGCCGGAGAGTTCACCGGTGTCTACCCACGTTCCTCCCCCGGCGGCTGGCAGCTCATCGGCCGCACCGATGCAAAGCTGTGGGACCTCGAACGGGAACCACCGGCCCTGTTCGTCCCCGGCACGATCGTGAAATTCGCCGAGGCGGCGCGTGACACGGTGGAGGTCGCGGGCTCGAGTGTGGGGTCGGGTGCCCCAGGTTCGCAGGGTTCGTCAGATGCTGAGGCAGCTGCAGAGTCCGCAGCTGCCACCTCCGACTTCACCGCGGCTTCCCACTCCCTCGAGGTGCTGCGTCCCGGGCTGCAGCTTCTCGTCCAGGATCTCGGGCGGCCCGGTTTCGCTTCGATGGGAGTCTCCGCCGCCGGTGCCGCCGACCGCACAGCGTTGACCACCGCCAACCGTCTTGTGGGAAACGCCGAGTCCAGTGCCGGGCTGGAGAGCTTCGGCGGCGCAGTGCTCCTGCGCTCGACAGGTGACGGCGTCGCCGCTGTCACCGGGGCCACCGGGACGATCACCGTGACCGCTGCCGATGGCACAGTGCTCACGCCCCGCCTCGGCGAGGCCTTTGCCGTGTCCGACGGAGACGAACTCGAACTCGGACCCGCCGAGCGCGGAGTCCGCCGCTACCTCGCCGTGCGCGGTGGAATCGCTGTCGAGACGGCTCTCGACAGCAGCTCCGCCGACACCCTGGCCGGGCTCGGTCCGGCCGCTGTGGACAAAGGCACCACGGTGGGAGTGCACGATCCGCGGACGGCGCCCCACCTCGTCGATCCCGATCCCACGCAGCCGAGGAACCTGCCGCAGGCGGGTGAAACGGTGACGCTGAGCGTGACGCTGGGACCACGTGAGGACTGGTTCACCGAAGGCGGGATCGAGACTCTGCTGTCACAGGAGTGGACGGTCACCCACGAATCCGACCGGGTCGGACTGCGACTGAACGGTGAGGTTCCACTCGAACGTGCCCGCACGGGCGAGCTGCCCAGCGAAGGCGCGGTCACCGGTGCCCTGCAGGTTCCGCCGAACGGACAGCCGGTGCTCTTCGGGCCCGACCATCCGCTCACCGGCGGCTATCCGATCATCGCCAGCGTCGATGATGTAGACCTCGCCGCGCAGCTGCCTCCCGGCGTGAAGCTTCGCTTCACCACCTCTGCCGAACCGTCGCCGAACGCCCATCCGACCGAGGCGTCCAGCACCGCCGCAGGACCCCGCACCTACGAGAACGAAGGCTGA
- a CDS encoding putative hydro-lyase — protein MSAATPTGTSAMDTMRAAGAEARARIRAGFDGPTSGMAPGLVQANLISVPVDWAFDVLLFTQRNPKPCPVVDVLEPGQLASALAPGSDIRTDIPGYRIWENGALTGEVTDATSVWEQHPDLVSFLIGCSFTFENGLTEAGIPIRHQEAGRNVPMYRTSTACRPAGRISGDMVVSMRPIPASQVAEAVRITDRFPAVHGAPIHIGEPSQIGIDDLGAPDFGDAPVIEGGDIPVFWACGVTPQAAIQASGIPFAITHSPGKMFITGEPEDTYRQ, from the coding sequence ATGAGCGCCGCCACCCCCACAGGCACCTCTGCCATGGACACTATGAGGGCGGCCGGTGCGGAAGCTCGCGCACGCATCCGGGCAGGATTCGACGGTCCCACCTCGGGGATGGCACCGGGACTCGTCCAGGCGAACCTCATCTCCGTCCCCGTGGACTGGGCCTTCGACGTCCTCCTGTTCACCCAGCGCAACCCGAAGCCGTGCCCGGTCGTCGACGTCCTCGAACCCGGGCAGCTGGCATCCGCACTCGCCCCCGGCAGCGATATCCGCACCGACATTCCCGGCTACCGGATCTGGGAGAACGGCGCGCTGACCGGCGAGGTCACCGATGCCACTTCAGTTTGGGAGCAGCATCCGGACCTCGTGTCCTTCCTCATCGGCTGCTCGTTCACCTTCGAGAACGGGCTGACCGAGGCGGGCATCCCGATCCGCCACCAGGAGGCCGGCCGCAACGTTCCGATGTACCGCACGTCGACGGCCTGCCGTCCCGCCGGCCGGATCAGCGGGGACATGGTCGTGTCCATGCGCCCGATCCCGGCCTCCCAGGTCGCCGAGGCGGTCCGCATCACCGACCGCTTCCCCGCAGTCCACGGTGCCCCGATCCACATCGGCGAGCCCTCCCAGATCGGCATCGACGACCTCGGCGCCCCGGATTTCGGTGACGCCCCGGTCATCGAAGGCGGCGACATTCCCGTCTTCTGGGCCTGCGGAGTCACCCCGCAAGCCGCCATCCAGGCCTCGGGAATTCCCTTCGCGATCACGCACTCACCTGGGAAGATGTTCATCACCGGCGAACCGGAAGACACCTACCGCCAATGA
- a CDS encoding GNAT family N-acetyltransferase, which translates to MTTSPAPTIRPTTPTDEARWKELFRAYREFYRLAPSEEIVSRVWSWLTDSAHECQGLVAEADGSIVGIADYRRFSRPSTGSVGIWLDDLFTDPEARGRGVGRALISRLQMIAASEGCSVVRWITADDNAQAQVLYDDVAAKTNWLTYDAKPTES; encoded by the coding sequence ATGACGACGTCCCCAGCCCCGACGATCCGCCCTACCACGCCCACCGACGAGGCCCGCTGGAAGGAGCTCTTCCGCGCCTACCGCGAGTTCTACCGACTGGCGCCGTCCGAGGAGATCGTCTCTCGCGTGTGGTCGTGGCTGACCGACTCCGCCCATGAATGCCAGGGACTCGTCGCCGAGGCGGACGGATCGATCGTCGGAATCGCCGACTACCGTCGTTTCTCACGGCCCTCGACCGGCAGCGTCGGCATCTGGCTCGACGATCTCTTCACCGATCCCGAGGCGCGCGGCCGAGGTGTCGGCCGTGCCTTGATCTCCCGGCTGCAGATGATCGCCGCATCCGAAGGCTGTTCGGTGGTCCGGTGGATCACCGCCGATGACAACGCTCAGGCTCAGGTGCTCTATGACGATGTCGCGGCGAAGACTAACTGGCTCACCTACGACGCGAAGCCGACGGAGTCGTGA
- a CDS encoding NRAMP family divalent metal transporter — protein sequence MATSAIGPGFITQTATFTAQMGAAFAFAIFASILIDIAIQLNIWRMVTSSGKRAAQLASSAVPGSGILLSILIVVGGLAFNIGNIAGGGLGLNALLGIDPKFGGLLTGVLAVGIFLFKRAGKVVDTVVLVLGIGMIILTCIVAIVSNPPVGEAIKQSFVPDTINFATVTTIVGGTVGGYITYSGAHRYLDSGKTGPENAGSVMRSALSGIVVTGVMRYVLFLAILGVVASGVALDLDSSVANPAGQAFAAVLGDAGMRIFGAIFWAAALSSVIGAAYTSATFLSAFSKRLKGGWPLQLATVAFIVVSLVVYLVLGTAPATLLVFVGGFNGLILPIGLTIFMYIGWFRPRLLRTDSYPKWLLIIGTAATLVTWYTATQSIGPIFAMIGIGG from the coding sequence ATGGCCACCTCGGCGATCGGCCCGGGCTTCATCACCCAGACAGCCACCTTCACGGCTCAGATGGGTGCGGCCTTTGCCTTCGCGATCTTCGCGTCGATCCTCATCGACATCGCCATCCAGCTCAATATCTGGCGGATGGTGACTTCTTCGGGCAAACGTGCTGCCCAGCTGGCCTCCTCGGCAGTGCCGGGATCGGGCATCCTCCTGTCCATCCTCATCGTCGTCGGCGGCCTGGCCTTCAATATCGGCAATATCGCCGGCGGCGGCCTCGGCCTCAACGCGCTGCTGGGCATCGACCCGAAGTTCGGCGGACTGCTCACCGGCGTCCTGGCAGTCGGCATCTTCCTGTTCAAACGCGCCGGAAAGGTCGTCGACACCGTCGTCCTCGTCCTCGGCATCGGGATGATCATCCTCACCTGCATCGTCGCCATCGTCTCGAACCCTCCGGTCGGTGAGGCGATCAAACAGTCATTCGTGCCCGACACCATCAACTTCGCCACGGTGACCACGATCGTCGGCGGCACGGTCGGCGGCTACATCACCTATTCCGGCGCCCACCGCTACCTCGACTCGGGCAAGACAGGGCCGGAGAACGCCGGCTCCGTCATGCGCTCGGCTCTGTCGGGCATCGTCGTCACCGGTGTCATGCGCTACGTCCTCTTCCTCGCCATCCTCGGCGTCGTCGCCTCCGGCGTCGCACTCGACCTCGACTCGAGCGTGGCCAACCCCGCCGGTCAGGCCTTCGCCGCAGTCCTCGGCGATGCGGGAATGCGCATCTTCGGAGCGATCTTCTGGGCCGCGGCACTGAGCTCGGTCATCGGCGCCGCCTATACCTCGGCGACGTTCCTCTCGGCGTTCTCCAAACGCCTCAAAGGCGGTTGGCCGCTGCAGCTGGCGACAGTGGCCTTCATCGTCGTCTCGCTCGTCGTCTACCTCGTCCTCGGCACGGCGCCTGCCACGCTGCTCGTCTTCGTCGGCGGCTTCAACGGTCTCATCCTGCCGATCGGTCTGACGATCTTCATGTACATCGGCTGGTTCAGGCCGCGCCTGCTGCGCACTGATTCGTACCCGAAGTGGTTGCTCATCATCGGCACCGCGGCAACACTGGTCACGTGGTACACGGCCACACAGTCCATCGGCCCCATCTTCGCCATGATCGGAATCGGAGGGTGA